CACCCACCACCTATCCACGAATCACTGAAGAAAAAGGAAAAGGGGCAACCGTGGCGGCGGCAGCACTGGTCGGAGGTTTGGTCGGCGCGGCGGCGGTTGCCGGAGTCAAGTTCGCGCGCAAACTTCCCGAAGATAGCGACGAAGCTTCTGGGGGCAGGAGCGACAAGCAAAGATAGGAGCATAGATCCGTGGCTCTGAACCGAAGAGATTTTCTCAAAGTGGCGGCCGCCGCCGGCGCGGCAGGCGCTGTCGATACCGCCAGTGCGCTCCAGCGCGAACCCAAAACCCTGCCTCCTAACGCCGTGGGCATGCTCTACGACGCCACGCAATGCATTGGCTGCAAGGCGTGCGTGGCGGCGTGCAAGGAAGCGAACCATATGCCGCCGGAGCACGATGCCAGCAAGAGTGAACTCATGTGGGATGTGCCCTTGGATTTATCGGGCAAGACTCTGAACATCATCAAGGTGTATCAGGATGGCGCCGCAGCGCAGAAGGACCGCGAGATTAACGGCTATTCCTTCGTCAAGCGCCACTGTCTGCATTGCGTGGATCCCTCCTGTGTATCGGCGTGTCCGGTATCGGCCATGACCAAGGACCCGAAGACCGGCATCGTCGAGCATCATGCGGACCGGTGTATCGGCTGTCGTTACTGCGTCTATGCGTGTCCGTTTTCCGTCCCCAAATTCGAATATGACGGTCCTTTTGGTCAGATACAGAAATGCCAGTTTTGCGCCCACTTGCAGGCGAAAG
This portion of the Terriglobia bacterium genome encodes:
- the hybA gene encoding hydrogenase 2 operon protein HybA translates to MNRRDFLKVAAAAGAAGAVDTASALQREPKTLPPNAVGMLYDATQCIGCKACVAACKEANHMPPEHDASKSELMWDVPLDLSGKTLNIIKVYQDGAAAQKDREINGYSFVKRHCLHCVDPSCVSACPVSAMTKDPKTGIVEHHADRCIGCRYCVYACPFSVPKFEYDGPFGQIQKCQFCAHLQAKGQLPACCDVCPTGASLFGLVEDLKKEAQIRLSKKPGDSHRFARGKLGGNRPTQDGTIANYQKHLYGDKELGGTQILYLSA